A genomic window from Daphnia carinata strain CSIRO-1 chromosome 9, CSIRO_AGI_Dcar_HiC_V3, whole genome shotgun sequence includes:
- the LOC130688704 gene encoding uncharacterized protein LOC130688704 isoform X1, with protein METVALQALFELGSVATHLWCSIIKRCVICFSAFLFYFTFSVAASPSIGMISNPAVSEVTTSRAECPEIKRKGRALLLYDLKHPKLVPIKFLTFIILSGIGVLFPFVTIHMKSLGMTVEETGAIFGVSSVAAILTPFLVGLLADRIGNFKILMSALYASTVLVSLSFLLVPIGRISKQFPMNMTLAVGCNSDQVTFGLADLDAYPCQHPLTNESLVNVSVVLEACGYVCSNNGQRFEGYEPDQLSDLISLVNVGDSQPIREFRDAIFLQNDRNFESSCTQMPNGEQLCITQQGDRQVLSNGTLELVLSANSTNGTDPFSTKWIAMDHADNFLCGIYDKEQKIHGTTYVSDVGQASKNQSLYHLCYPQCIFRVNRTELCSNMSEEEAVNPLMTFWVYLLLRIMFEISLGGLDLFVGAAMAVCNEVGGDYGFQRMFGYIGIGIFSPISGVLIDTYSTSNDGQGNVTPAFFLFAGLYTVTAFGLLLVDLKFKPPSANPFKDLGLLLKNIQVVALLVIALVYGTIYSFCANYLFLFLQDIGGTRALMGLSSTVQSVIMIPLLLMSDYIFRKLGHPNVQTLGLSINFIRLLGYSYLYDPRLCLLLESLDTLCFFFGRTSQIAYANELGTLTTVASTQGLLGAITFGLGLGLGSVTGSLLIGSYGQRLTFRIMASVSLVTGILYFIFNLRFKNKKRVT; from the exons ATGGAAACAGTTGCGTTACAAGCTCTTTTCGAACTCGGATCAGTAGCAACGCATCTGTGGTGTAGTATAATCAAGCGTTGTGTGATTTGTTTCAgtgcgtttttattttatttcacattttcaGTTGCTGCTTCGCCTTCGATAGGGATGATAAGCAATCCAGCCGTATCGGAAGTAACGACTTCACGAGCTGAATGTCCGGAGATTAAACGAAAGGGAAGGGCATTGCTCCTCTACGATTTGAAACATCCCAAACTCGTTCCCATTAAATTTCTAACCTTTATCATTTTATCGG GTATAGGAGTATTATTTCCCTTCGTTACGATCCACATGAAATCATTGGGCATGACAGTCGAAGAGACAGGCGCCATCTTTGGGGTTTCTTCGGTTGCAGCGATTTTAACACCTTTCCTTGTCGGTTTGCTTGCTGACAGAATAGGAAACTTCAAa aTATTGATGAGTGCTCTGTATGCATCTACTGTTCTCGTTtcgctttctttcttgttagTCCCTATTGGGAggatttcaaaacaatttcccATGAACATGACCTTGGCAGTAGGTTGCAATAGCGATCAGGTGACCTTTGGATTGGCTGATCTCGACGCATATCCTTGCCAACATCCATTAACAAATGAAAGCCTAGTCAATGTGTCAGTTGTGCTAGAGGCATGTGGCTACGTTTGCAGTAACAATGGGCAACGATTTGAAGGATATGAACCCGACCAGCTTTCAGACTTGATATCTCTAGTGAATGTTGGTGATTCCCAACCAATACGAGAATTCCGGGACGCCATTTTCCTTCAAAACGACCGGAATTTTGAATCTTCTTGCACGCAAATGCCCAACGGAGAACAGTTGTGTATTACTCAACAGGGCGATCGGCAAGTGCTTAGTAATGGAACTCTTGAATTGGTTCTGTCTGCCAATTCCACTAATGGTACAGATCCTTTTTCTACTAAATGGATTGCCATGGATCATGCTGACAATTTCCTGTGTGGAATTTACGACAAGGAACAGAAGATACATGGAACAACTTACGTCAGTGACGTAGGTCAggcaagtaagaatcaaagcCTGTATCATTTGTGCTATCCCCAGTGTATTTTTCGAGTGAATCGAACCGAACTATGTTCCAACATGAGTGAGGAAGAAGCCGTAAATCCCCTGATGACCTTTTGGGTTTACTTGTTACTTCGGATCATGTTTGAAATATCACTAGGCGGTTTAGACCTGTTTGTGGGAGCTGCAATGGCGGTTTGCAACGAAGTTGGTGGTGATTACGGTTTTCAAAGAATGTTTGGCTATATTGGCATTGGTATTTTTTCACCGATTTCCGGAGTTCTTATTGACACTTACAGTACATCTAACGATGGACAAGGCAATGTGAC GCCggccttcttcctttttgctggTCTATATACCGTAACAGCGTTTGGACTGCTGCTAGTAGATCTGAAATTTAAACCTCCATCGGCAAATCCATTCAAAGATCTTGgattacttttaaaaaatattcaagtGGTTGCTTTGCTGGTCATTGCACTTGTTTATG GTACTATATACAGTTTTTGTGCAAACTATTTGTTTCTGTTCCTGCAAGACATTGGAGGCACAAGAGCCTTGATGGGGCTGTCGAGCACAGTTCAGTCTGTGATTATGATACCATTGCTTCTCATGTCTGACTACATTTTCCGTAAACTGGGCCACCCAAATGTGCAGACCCTTGGTCTTTCCATTAATTTCATCCGATTACTTG GATATTCGTATTTGTATGATCCAAGATTATGCCTCCTTTTGGAATCCTTGGACACGTTATGCTTCTTCTTTGGTCGGACCTCGCAAATAGCTTATGCTAATGAACTAGGGACGTTGACTACTGTTGCTTCCACTCAAGGATTGTTGGGAGCAATAACCTTTGGTCTAG GTCTGGGACTTGGCAGTGTAACTGGAAGCTTACTTATTGGATCCTACGGTCAACGACTAACCTTCCGGATAATGGCTAGCGTTTCCCTTGTCACCGGaattttatatttcattttcaacttgcgtttcaaaaacaagaaacgtgTAACATAA
- the LOC130688706 gene encoding uncharacterized protein LOC130688706 produces the protein MNEDHPKCTDKVEDIHRLDTKVIQEEVKKKGFALLIHDFKQRRLIPVKFLSLIVFSGYGVLLPFFAMHMKSLGISVEETGAIYGVSCIIGVLTPLCTGMMADKLGNFKMLLSLSFGLASISALLFLLVPVGRMSVDYPVNTSFIVGCYEAFNLTDHSSSMSIFTNLDMKGCDFKVRRDLGGGTANISVVLKECGYMCYHNNYSYDEDYSDADVVSEVQSLGNFTQTFRDATFFPDDWILKWCSRQPHEEIVCEDNGKPGTSLNATLALDWSNNIANKSRMFPVKWFALEDNYQINSERIFNAKRLCDSQDEEQKLHRTAYVKYLNDSGKNSYQFCRPQCTVLSSRSELCSNMVQEKVLNPQLTFWLYMLFRCIFDVFVGGSATLFEGAVLALVYEVRGDYGFQKVFGFLGIAIFSPISGALMDHASADGNNQNFRAAYFLFAVLFGIASLGMLTIDLKFKPPAENVVKDVKSLLKNIELDALLVTALILGLLVGCTGNYLFLFLEEIGVNKSLMGLSVMISCLAAIPLLLFSESIFRKFSYPNVTIFCFAVFIIRLIGYSYISMPSLCLVYESIEAVTGTLAMTTLMIYGSRLGTTSTVASIQGLISAAYFGLGAGIGSTVGGFLIGAYGQRTTFRILGVIAFITGFFYFLFNVFYLRRRNSNIIGNGSAAVN, from the exons ATGAATGAAGACCATCCCAAGTGCACTGATAAAGTAGAAGATATCCATAGGCTTGATACAAAAGTCATCCAAGAAGAGGttaagaaaaaaggatttgcATTACTGATTCACGACTTCAAACAGCGCAGATTAATTCCAGTTAAATTTCTTAGCTTAATCGTCTTTTCCG gTTATGGAGTACTGCTGCCATTTTTTGCCATGCATATGAAGTCATTAGGAATCAGTGTCGAAGAAACGGGTGCCATCTATGGAGTTTCGTGCATTATCGGTGTGTTGACTCCGCTCTGTACTGGTATGATGGCTGATAAATTAGGAAATTTCAag ATGCTGTTGAGCTTGTCATTTGGATTAGCTAGCATTAGTGCGCTTCTCTTCTTGCTCGTTCCAGTGGGAAGAATGTCAGTTGATTATCCAGTTAATACTTCGTTCATTGTTGGCTGTTACGAAGCTTTCAACCTGACAGACCATTCTTCATCTATGTCTATTTTTACAAACTTGGACATGAAGGGGTGCGACTTCAAAGTAAGACGTGACCTTGGAGGCGGTACTGCTAACATATCGGTAGTTCTAAAAGAATGCGGTTACATGTGTTACCATAACAACTACTCTTACGACGAAGATTACTCTGACGCCGATGTGGTATCCGAAGTACAATCCTTAGGCAATTTTACACAAACTTTTCGTGACGCAACTTTTTTCCCCGACGACTGGATTCTAAAATGGTGTTCTCGACAGCCCCATGAAGAGATTGTCTGTGAAGACAACGGAAAACCAGGCACATCACTGAACGCTACGCTTGCCTTAGACTGGTCCAACAACATTGCCAATAAATCCAGAATGTTTCCCGTTAAATGGTTTGCATTGGAGGACAATTACCAGATTAATAGTGAGCGTATATTTAACGCAAAACGATTATGCGACTCACAAGATGAAGAGCAAAAACTTCACCGGACAGCTTACGtaaaatatttgaatgacAGCGGAAAGAACTCGTACCAGTTTTGTCGGCCACAGTGCACCGTCCTGTCCAGTCGCTCTGAACTGTGTTCCAACATGGTCcaagaaaaagttttgaatCCTCAGCTGACTTTTTGGCTTTATATGTTGTTTCGCTGCATTTTTGACGTTTTCGTTGGTGGTTCTGCTACATTGTTTGAAGGAGCTGTATTGGCCTTGGTGTACGAAGTCCGCGGTGATTACGGGTTTCAGAAAGTGTTTGGATTTTTAGGAATAGCTATATTTTCTCCAATATCTGGAGCTCTGATGGACCATGCCAGTGCAGATGGAAACAACCAAAATTTCCG GGCGGCATACTTCCTTTTTGCTGTATTGTTTGGAATTGCTTCTCTGGGGATGTTAACGATCGACCTGAAGTTCAAACCTCCAGCGGAAAATGTAGTGAAAGACGTAAAATCGTTATTGAAAAATATCGAGCTGGATGCTCTGCTAGTCACTGCACTAATATTGG GATTGTTGGTGGGCTGCACAGGAAATTATTTGTTTCTATTCTTAGAAGAGATTGGAGTTAACAAGTCATTGATGGGACTGTCGGTCATGATATCTTGCCTTGCAGCAATTCCacttcttctgttttctgAAAGCATATTTCGGAAATTCAGCTACCCCAATGTTACAATATTTTGCTTTGCAGTTTTCATCATCCGTTTGATAG GATATTCGTACATCTCCATGCCAAGTTTGTGTCTGGTCTACGAATCTATAGAAGCTGTGACTGGAACTCTAGCCATGACTACGCTCATGATCTATGGGTCACGACTGGGCACCACATCCACTGTGGCTTCCATTCAAGGCCTGATTTCAGCAGCCTATTTTGGTTTGG GCGCCGGAATAGGAAGTACTGTTGGTGGTTTTCTTATTGGAGCGTATGGTCAACGGACAACTTTCCGGATTTTGGGAGTCATTGCATTCATCACTGGTTTCTTCTACTTCCTCTTCAATGTTTTCTACCTACGCCGAAGGAACTCTAACATCATTGGCAATGGCAGTGCTGCAGTCAATTGA
- the LOC130688704 gene encoding uncharacterized protein LOC130688704 isoform X2: protein METVALQALFELGSVATHLWFAASPSIGMISNPAVSEVTTSRAECPEIKRKGRALLLYDLKHPKLVPIKFLTFIILSGIGVLFPFVTIHMKSLGMTVEETGAIFGVSSVAAILTPFLVGLLADRIGNFKILMSALYASTVLVSLSFLLVPIGRISKQFPMNMTLAVGCNSDQVTFGLADLDAYPCQHPLTNESLVNVSVVLEACGYVCSNNGQRFEGYEPDQLSDLISLVNVGDSQPIREFRDAIFLQNDRNFESSCTQMPNGEQLCITQQGDRQVLSNGTLELVLSANSTNGTDPFSTKWIAMDHADNFLCGIYDKEQKIHGTTYVSDVGQASKNQSLYHLCYPQCIFRVNRTELCSNMSEEEAVNPLMTFWVYLLLRIMFEISLGGLDLFVGAAMAVCNEVGGDYGFQRMFGYIGIGIFSPISGVLIDTYSTSNDGQGNVTPAFFLFAGLYTVTAFGLLLVDLKFKPPSANPFKDLGLLLKNIQVVALLVIALVYGTIYSFCANYLFLFLQDIGGTRALMGLSSTVQSVIMIPLLLMSDYIFRKLGHPNVQTLGLSINFIRLLGYSYLYDPRLCLLLESLDTLCFFFGRTSQIAYANELGTLTTVASTQGLLGAITFGLGLGLGSVTGSLLIGSYGQRLTFRIMASVSLVTGILYFIFNLRFKNKKRVT from the exons ATGGAAACAGTTGCGTTACAAGCTCTTTTCGAACTCGGATCAGTAGCAACGCATCTGTGGT TTGCTGCTTCGCCTTCGATAGGGATGATAAGCAATCCAGCCGTATCGGAAGTAACGACTTCACGAGCTGAATGTCCGGAGATTAAACGAAAGGGAAGGGCATTGCTCCTCTACGATTTGAAACATCCCAAACTCGTTCCCATTAAATTTCTAACCTTTATCATTTTATCGG GTATAGGAGTATTATTTCCCTTCGTTACGATCCACATGAAATCATTGGGCATGACAGTCGAAGAGACAGGCGCCATCTTTGGGGTTTCTTCGGTTGCAGCGATTTTAACACCTTTCCTTGTCGGTTTGCTTGCTGACAGAATAGGAAACTTCAAa aTATTGATGAGTGCTCTGTATGCATCTACTGTTCTCGTTtcgctttctttcttgttagTCCCTATTGGGAggatttcaaaacaatttcccATGAACATGACCTTGGCAGTAGGTTGCAATAGCGATCAGGTGACCTTTGGATTGGCTGATCTCGACGCATATCCTTGCCAACATCCATTAACAAATGAAAGCCTAGTCAATGTGTCAGTTGTGCTAGAGGCATGTGGCTACGTTTGCAGTAACAATGGGCAACGATTTGAAGGATATGAACCCGACCAGCTTTCAGACTTGATATCTCTAGTGAATGTTGGTGATTCCCAACCAATACGAGAATTCCGGGACGCCATTTTCCTTCAAAACGACCGGAATTTTGAATCTTCTTGCACGCAAATGCCCAACGGAGAACAGTTGTGTATTACTCAACAGGGCGATCGGCAAGTGCTTAGTAATGGAACTCTTGAATTGGTTCTGTCTGCCAATTCCACTAATGGTACAGATCCTTTTTCTACTAAATGGATTGCCATGGATCATGCTGACAATTTCCTGTGTGGAATTTACGACAAGGAACAGAAGATACATGGAACAACTTACGTCAGTGACGTAGGTCAggcaagtaagaatcaaagcCTGTATCATTTGTGCTATCCCCAGTGTATTTTTCGAGTGAATCGAACCGAACTATGTTCCAACATGAGTGAGGAAGAAGCCGTAAATCCCCTGATGACCTTTTGGGTTTACTTGTTACTTCGGATCATGTTTGAAATATCACTAGGCGGTTTAGACCTGTTTGTGGGAGCTGCAATGGCGGTTTGCAACGAAGTTGGTGGTGATTACGGTTTTCAAAGAATGTTTGGCTATATTGGCATTGGTATTTTTTCACCGATTTCCGGAGTTCTTATTGACACTTACAGTACATCTAACGATGGACAAGGCAATGTGAC GCCggccttcttcctttttgctggTCTATATACCGTAACAGCGTTTGGACTGCTGCTAGTAGATCTGAAATTTAAACCTCCATCGGCAAATCCATTCAAAGATCTTGgattacttttaaaaaatattcaagtGGTTGCTTTGCTGGTCATTGCACTTGTTTATG GTACTATATACAGTTTTTGTGCAAACTATTTGTTTCTGTTCCTGCAAGACATTGGAGGCACAAGAGCCTTGATGGGGCTGTCGAGCACAGTTCAGTCTGTGATTATGATACCATTGCTTCTCATGTCTGACTACATTTTCCGTAAACTGGGCCACCCAAATGTGCAGACCCTTGGTCTTTCCATTAATTTCATCCGATTACTTG GATATTCGTATTTGTATGATCCAAGATTATGCCTCCTTTTGGAATCCTTGGACACGTTATGCTTCTTCTTTGGTCGGACCTCGCAAATAGCTTATGCTAATGAACTAGGGACGTTGACTACTGTTGCTTCCACTCAAGGATTGTTGGGAGCAATAACCTTTGGTCTAG GTCTGGGACTTGGCAGTGTAACTGGAAGCTTACTTATTGGATCCTACGGTCAACGACTAACCTTCCGGATAATGGCTAGCGTTTCCCTTGTCACCGGaattttatatttcattttcaacttgcgtttcaaaaacaagaaacgtgTAACATAA